One window of the Populus trichocarpa isolate Nisqually-1 chromosome 9, P.trichocarpa_v4.1, whole genome shotgun sequence genome contains the following:
- the LOC7467380 gene encoding zinc finger CCCH domain-containing protein 53 isoform X1: MDSYEATNIVFSRIQSLEPENASKIMGYLLLQDYGEKEMIRLAFGPETLLQNLILQTKTQLGFPSNTPSTPSPAFIPSSRPSPLYISSSRIPNNNGFDITNSSSPSTNSWPLLSPNSTTSLSYASVVNGASNINAGSTPFQPTVSLSKAFSYSNNNDNANDLVDEYELQERFSFLNDSKTDDLFDPRGELAMSPPAFGDNSLHKRSFSVPGMCFGSEDSNSGFGWKPCLYFSRGFCKNGTGCRFVHGDSADSAAIVGSPSELNEFEQCQEILRSKAAAQQRKLAAASQFMAGATFLPQNKCMNFLHQQQNESQRSAAAAALMMGDEIHKFGRIRPERSDFSQMGLGGAMSPSARQIYLTFPADSTFREEDVSSYFSFYGPVQDVRIPYQQKRMFGFVTFVFAETVKLILAKGNPHFVCDSRVLVKPYKEKGKVPDKKHQQQQQIEREEYSACPSPSRINCREPFDLHLGGRMFYNTQEMLRRKLEEEADLQQAIELQERRLLNLQLLDLKNHRQHRYFHGLSTGSPLPSPTILHSPNNQTLFFPIDGIDKEVQHAENGSNPDAAAAQNAVADADQEVSPACNHNDGNGNNRDKEEKSNSDESDLNENLEHILPDNLFGSPKKSAGDNLTVFSTASVEVDDNSSSLTTSSPNSNPLVPTTSLNMTSLKSCFLQMPRLSSGHGTVGI; the protein is encoded by the exons ATGGATTCGTATGAAGCTACTAATATTGTGTTTTCAAGGATCCAAAGTTTGGAACCTGAAAATGCCTCAAAAATCATGGGCTACCTTCTCTTACAAGATTATGGGGAGAAAGAGATGATACGTTTAGCCTTTGGACCAGAGACCCTTCTGCAAAATCTCATTCTCCAAACCAAAACCCAGTTGGGGTTTCCCTCAAATACACCATCCACACCCTCTCCAGCTTTTATTCCTTCCTCTAGACCCAGTCCTTTGTACATTTCATCTTCAAGAATACCAAACAATAATGGCTTTGACATCACAAACTCCTCGTCTCCCTCTACAAATTCCTGGCCTTTATTGAGTCCTAACTCTACTACTTCACTCTCTTATGCCAGTGTTGTTAATGGAGCCAGTAATATCAATGCTGGTTCAACACCTTTTCAACCCACTGTCTCATTATCTAAAGCATTTTCTTAcagcaataacaatgacaatGCTAATGATCTCGTTGATGAGTATGAACTCCAGGAACGCTTTTCCTTTCTCAATGATTCAAAGACAGATGATTTATTTGATCCAAGGGGAGAGTTAGCCATGAGTCCACCTGCATTCGGTGATAACAGTTTGCACAAGCGAAGTTTTTCAGTACCAGGCATGTGTTTTGGATCTGAAGATTCAAATTCCGGGTTTGGTTGGAAGCCTTGCTTGTATTTTTCAAGAGGGTTTTGCAAAAATGGCACAGGTTGCAGGTTTGTTCATGGAGATTCGGCTGATAGTGCTGCCATTGTTGGTTCACCGAGTGAACTTAATGAGTTTGAACAGTGCCAAGAAATACTTAGGTCAAAGGCTGCTGCCCAGCAAAGGAAGCTAGCCGCAGCCTCACAGTTTATGGCTGGAGCTACCTTTTTACCCCAGAATAAATGCATGAACTTCCTTCATCAGCAACAAAATGAAAGCCAAAG ATCAGCTGCAGCAGCTGCATTGATGATGGGGGATGAGATTCACAAGTTTGGAAGAATCCGGCCTGAAAGGAGTGATTTTTCGCAAATGGGATTGGGAGGTGCAATGAGCCCAAGCGCAAGACAGATCTATTTGACATTTCCTGCTGACAGTACATTTAGAGAAGAAGATGTTTCGAGTTATTTTAG CTTTTATGGGCCAGTGCAAGATGTGAGAATTCCATACCAGCAGAAGAGGATGTTTGGATTTGTTACATTTGTGTTTGCTGAGACAGTGAAGCTTATATTGGCTAAAGGGAACCCGCATTTTGTTTGTGATTCTCGTGTGCTTGTTAAGCCTTACAAGGAGAAGGGAAAAGTCCCGGACAA GAAgcatcagcagcagcaacagatTGAGAGGGAAGAGTATTCAGCTTGTCCAAGCCCATCTAGGATCAATTGTAGAGAGCCATTTGACCTCCATCTTG GAGGTAGAATGTTTTACAATACTCAAGAAATGCTGAGAAGGAAATTAGAGGAAGAGGCTGATTTACAGCAAGCTATTGAACTCCAAGAGAGAAGGCTATTGAATCTGCAACTTCTCGACTTAAAGAATCATCGCCAACATCGATACTTCCACGGTTTGTCAACTGGGTCCCCCCTTCCTTCACCAACTATCTTGCATAGTCCCAACAATCAAACCCTCTTTTTTCCGATCGATGGCATTGACAAAGAAGTTCAGCATG CAGAAAATGGTAGCAACCCTGATGCTGCAGCTGCGCAAAATGCGGTCGCAGATGCTGATCAGGAAGTGAGTCCAGCTTGCAATCACAACGATGGCAATGGTAATAATAGAGATAAGGAGGAGAAGTCCAACAGTGATGAAAGTGATCTCAATGAAAA TTTGGAGCATATTCTCCCGGACAATCTCTTTGGTTCTCCTAAGAAATCAGCTGGTGACAACCTCACTGTCTTCTCCACGGCTTCTGTGGAGGTTGATGACAATTCCTCAAGCCTTACTACATCTTCTCCTAACAGTAACCCCTTAGTGCCCACCACCTCTCTCAACATGACCTCTCTTAAATCATGTTTTCTCCAAATGCCCAG GTTGTCTTCTGGGCATGGAACCGTTGGCATATAG
- the LOC7467380 gene encoding zinc finger CCCH domain-containing protein 53 isoform X2, with translation MDSYEATNIVFSRIQSLEPENASKIMGYLLLQDYGEKEMIRLAFGPETLLQNLILQTKTQLGFPSNTPSTPSPAFIPSSRPSPLYISSSRIPNNNGFDITNSSSPSTNSWPLLSPNSTTSLSYASVVNGASNINAGSTPFQPTVSLSKAFSYSNNNDNANDLVDEYELQERFSFLNDSKTDDLFDPRGELAMSPPAFGDNSLHKRSFSVPGMCFGSEDSNSGFGWKPCLYFSRGFCKNGTGCRFVHGDSADSAAIVGSPSELNEFEQCQEILRSKAAAQQRKLAAASQFMAGATFLPQNKCMNFLHQQQNESQRSAAAAALMMGDEIHKFGRIRPERSDFSQMGLGGAMSPSARQIYLTFPADSTFREEDVSSYFSFYGPVQDVRIPYQQKRMFGFVTFVFAETVKLILAKGNPHFVCDSRVLVKPYKEKGKVPDKKHQQQQQIEREEYSACPSPSRINCREPFDLHLGGRMFYNTQEMLRRKLEEEADLQQAIELQERRLLNLQLLDLKNHRQHRYFHGLSTGSPLPSPTILHSPNNQTLFFPIDGIDKEVQHENGSNPDAAAAQNAVADADQEVSPACNHNDGNGNNRDKEEKSNSDESDLNENLEHILPDNLFGSPKKSAGDNLTVFSTASVEVDDNSSSLTTSSPNSNPLVPTTSLNMTSLKSCFLQMPRLSSGHGTVGI, from the exons ATGGATTCGTATGAAGCTACTAATATTGTGTTTTCAAGGATCCAAAGTTTGGAACCTGAAAATGCCTCAAAAATCATGGGCTACCTTCTCTTACAAGATTATGGGGAGAAAGAGATGATACGTTTAGCCTTTGGACCAGAGACCCTTCTGCAAAATCTCATTCTCCAAACCAAAACCCAGTTGGGGTTTCCCTCAAATACACCATCCACACCCTCTCCAGCTTTTATTCCTTCCTCTAGACCCAGTCCTTTGTACATTTCATCTTCAAGAATACCAAACAATAATGGCTTTGACATCACAAACTCCTCGTCTCCCTCTACAAATTCCTGGCCTTTATTGAGTCCTAACTCTACTACTTCACTCTCTTATGCCAGTGTTGTTAATGGAGCCAGTAATATCAATGCTGGTTCAACACCTTTTCAACCCACTGTCTCATTATCTAAAGCATTTTCTTAcagcaataacaatgacaatGCTAATGATCTCGTTGATGAGTATGAACTCCAGGAACGCTTTTCCTTTCTCAATGATTCAAAGACAGATGATTTATTTGATCCAAGGGGAGAGTTAGCCATGAGTCCACCTGCATTCGGTGATAACAGTTTGCACAAGCGAAGTTTTTCAGTACCAGGCATGTGTTTTGGATCTGAAGATTCAAATTCCGGGTTTGGTTGGAAGCCTTGCTTGTATTTTTCAAGAGGGTTTTGCAAAAATGGCACAGGTTGCAGGTTTGTTCATGGAGATTCGGCTGATAGTGCTGCCATTGTTGGTTCACCGAGTGAACTTAATGAGTTTGAACAGTGCCAAGAAATACTTAGGTCAAAGGCTGCTGCCCAGCAAAGGAAGCTAGCCGCAGCCTCACAGTTTATGGCTGGAGCTACCTTTTTACCCCAGAATAAATGCATGAACTTCCTTCATCAGCAACAAAATGAAAGCCAAAG ATCAGCTGCAGCAGCTGCATTGATGATGGGGGATGAGATTCACAAGTTTGGAAGAATCCGGCCTGAAAGGAGTGATTTTTCGCAAATGGGATTGGGAGGTGCAATGAGCCCAAGCGCAAGACAGATCTATTTGACATTTCCTGCTGACAGTACATTTAGAGAAGAAGATGTTTCGAGTTATTTTAG CTTTTATGGGCCAGTGCAAGATGTGAGAATTCCATACCAGCAGAAGAGGATGTTTGGATTTGTTACATTTGTGTTTGCTGAGACAGTGAAGCTTATATTGGCTAAAGGGAACCCGCATTTTGTTTGTGATTCTCGTGTGCTTGTTAAGCCTTACAAGGAGAAGGGAAAAGTCCCGGACAA GAAgcatcagcagcagcaacagatTGAGAGGGAAGAGTATTCAGCTTGTCCAAGCCCATCTAGGATCAATTGTAGAGAGCCATTTGACCTCCATCTTG GAGGTAGAATGTTTTACAATACTCAAGAAATGCTGAGAAGGAAATTAGAGGAAGAGGCTGATTTACAGCAAGCTATTGAACTCCAAGAGAGAAGGCTATTGAATCTGCAACTTCTCGACTTAAAGAATCATCGCCAACATCGATACTTCCACGGTTTGTCAACTGGGTCCCCCCTTCCTTCACCAACTATCTTGCATAGTCCCAACAATCAAACCCTCTTTTTTCCGATCGATGGCATTGACAAAGAAGTTCAGCATG AAAATGGTAGCAACCCTGATGCTGCAGCTGCGCAAAATGCGGTCGCAGATGCTGATCAGGAAGTGAGTCCAGCTTGCAATCACAACGATGGCAATGGTAATAATAGAGATAAGGAGGAGAAGTCCAACAGTGATGAAAGTGATCTCAATGAAAA TTTGGAGCATATTCTCCCGGACAATCTCTTTGGTTCTCCTAAGAAATCAGCTGGTGACAACCTCACTGTCTTCTCCACGGCTTCTGTGGAGGTTGATGACAATTCCTCAAGCCTTACTACATCTTCTCCTAACAGTAACCCCTTAGTGCCCACCACCTCTCTCAACATGACCTCTCTTAAATCATGTTTTCTCCAAATGCCCAG GTTGTCTTCTGGGCATGGAACCGTTGGCATATAG